A region of Arabidopsis thaliana chromosome 5, partial sequence DNA encodes the following proteins:
- the ABCG28 gene encoding ABC transporter family protein (ABC transporter family protein; FUNCTIONS IN: ATPase activity, coupled to transmembrane movement of substances; LOCATED IN: endomembrane system; EXPRESSED IN: 10 plant structures; EXPRESSED DURING: L mature pollen stage, M germinated pollen stage, 4 anthesis, C globular stage, petal differentiation and expansion stage; CONTAINS InterPro DOMAIN/s: ATPase, AAA+ type, core (InterPro:IPR003593), ABC transporter-like (InterPro:IPR003439), ABC transporter, conserved site (InterPro:IPR017871); BEST Arabidopsis thaliana protein match is: non-intrinsic ABC protein 12 (TAIR:AT2G37010.1); Has 368280 Blast hits to 339015 proteins in 4019 species: Archae - 6650; Bacteria - 293315; Metazoa - 9188; Fungi - 6366; Plants - 5378; Viruses - 18; Other Eukaryotes - 47365 (source: NCBI BLink).): MGRRNSYFPGNFVPLFFVFIVLILQQERVICQEDRSLDNPAANRLYNQFVFDKISNLTEVFEDDIKRELGFCITNVKEDYNEAFNFSTKPDFLNACGKTTKGDMMQRICTAAEVRIYFNGLLGGAKRATNYLKPNKNCNLSSWMSGCEPGWACRTAKDVKVDLKDDKNVPVRTQQCAPCCAGFFCPRGITCMIPCPLGAYCPEANLNRTTGLCDPYHYQLPSGQPNHTCGGADIWADIGSSSEVFCSAGSFCPSTIDKLPCTKGHYCRTGSTAELNCFKLATCNPRSTNQNITAYGIMLFAGLGFLLIILYNCSDQVLATRERRQAKSREKAVQSVRDSQSREKWKSAKDIAKKHATELQQSFSRTFSRRKSMKQPDLMRGLSQAKPGSDAALPPMLGSSSDTKKGKKKEKNKLTEMLHDIEQNPEDPEGFNLEIGDKNIKKHAPKGKALHTQSQMFRYAYGQIEKEKAMQEQNKNLTFSGVISMANDIDIRKRPMIEVAFKDLSITLKGKNKHLMRCVTGKLSPGRVSAVMGPSGAGKTTFLTALTGKAPGCIMTGMILVNGKVESIQSYKKIIGFVPQDDIVHGNLTVEENLWFSARCRLPADLPKPEKVLVVERVIESLGLQHVRDSLVGTVEKRGISGGQRKRVNVGLEMVMEPSLLILDEPTSGLDSSSSQLLLRALRREALEGVNICMVVHQPSYTLFRMFDDLILLAKGGLICYQGPVKKVEEYFSSLGIVVPERVNPPDYYIDILEGILKPSTSSGVTYKQLPVRWMLHNGYPVPMDMLKSIEGMASSASGENSAHGGSAHGSVVGDDGTSFAGEFWQDVKANVEIKKDNLQNNFSSSGDLSEREVPGVYQQYRYFLGRLGKQRLREARTLAVDYLILLLAGICLGTLAKVSDETFGAMGYTYTVIAVSLLCKITALRSFSLDKLHYWRESRAGMSSLAYFLAKDTVDHFNTIVKPLVYLSMFYFFNNPRSTVTDNYVVLICLVYCVTGIAYTLAILFEPGPAQLWSVLLPVVLTLIATSTNDNKIVDSISELCYTRWALEAFVVSNAQRYKGVWLITRCGSLMENGYNIKHFPRCLVFLTLTGILSRCAAFFCMVTFQKK, encoded by the exons ATGGGAAGGAGAAATTCATATTTTCCAGGGAATTTTGTTCCATTGTTCTTCGTGTTTATCGTGTTGATTCTTCAGCAAGAAAGAGTGATTTGTCAAGAAGATAGAAGCTTGGATAATCCCGCGGCTAATCGTCTCTATAACCAATTCGTTTTCGACAAAATATCGAATCTCACCGAAGTTTTTGAGGATGACATCAAAAGAGAGCTCGGATTCTGCATTACCAATGT aaaagaagattataaCGAAGCCTTTAATTTCTCTACAAAGCCAGATTTCTTAAACGCATGTGGTAAAACCACAAAAG GTGACATGATGCAGAGGATATGTACGGCTGCAGAAGTGAGAATATACTTCAATGGATTATTAGGAGGTGCAAAGAGAGCTACTAATTACTTGAAACCGAACAAGAACTGCAATCTATCTTCATGGATGTCTGGATGTGAGCCTGGATGGGCTTGTCGTACTGCTAAAGATGTGAAAGTTGACCTTAAAGACGACAAGAATGTTCCTGTTAGAACTCAGCAATGTGCGCCTTGTTGCGCAGGTTTCTTCTGCCCTCGTGGTATCACCTGCATGATCC CTTGTCCTTTGGGAGCTTATTGTCCAGAAGCTAATCTGAACAGAACAACAGGATTATGCGACCC ATATCATTACCAGCTTCCTTCTGGTCAGCCAAATCATACTTGTGGTGGAGCTGATATTTGGGCTGATATTGGTAGTAGTAGTGAAGTTTTCTGTTCAGCTGGATCCTTTTGTCCTTCCACTATCGACAAGCTTCCTTGTACTAAAGG ACATTACTGCAGGACAGGTTCTACTGCAGAACTGA ATTGTTTTAAGTTGGCAACGTGTAATCCAAGATCAACAAATCAGAATATCACAGCATATGGAATCATGCTTTTC GCCGGGCTAGGTTTCTTGCTCATAATCTTATACAACTGCTCTGATCAAGTGCTTGCAACGAGAGAAAGAAGGCAGGCAAAATCCAGAGAAAAAGCAGTGCAGAGTGTGCGTGATTCGCAATCGCGAGAGAAATGGAAATCTGCCAAAGATATTGCAAAGAAGCATGCAACCGAGCTGCAACAATCGTTTTCTCGAACATTTTCGAGGAGGAAATCTATGAAACAGCCTGATTTGATGAGAGGTTTAAGCCAAGCAAAACCTGGATCAGATGCTGCTTTACCACCAATGCTAGGAAGCAGCTCAGACActaaaaagggaaagaaaaaggagaagaacaaaCTAACAGAGATGTTACATGACATTGAACAAAACCCTGAAGATCCTGAAGGGTTTAATCTTGAGATTGGtgataaaaacattaaaaaacaTGCTCCAAAAGGCAAGGCCTTGCATACACAGAGCCAGATGTTCAGGTACGCTTATGGCCAgattgaaaaggaaaaagcaaTGCAGGAGCAGAACAAGAACTTGACTTTCTCTGGAGTTATCTCTATGGCTAATGATATTGATATAAGAAAGAGACCTATGATTGAAGTTGCTTTTAAAGATCTTTCAATTactttaaaaggaaaaaacaaacatcttaTGAGATGTGTGACCGGAAAACTATCACCTGGACGTGTTTCTGCTGTGATGGGTCCTTCTGGAGCCGGGAAAACAACTTTCCTAACAGCTTTGACAGGCAAAGCACCAGGTTGCATCATGACTGGAATGATTCTCGTAAACGGCAAGGTTGAATCAATTCAATCCTACAAGAAGATTATAGGTTTTGTACCTCAAGATGACATAGTCCATGGAAACTTAACAGTGGAGGAAAATCTTTGGTTCAGCGCAAGATGCAG GTTGCCTGCAGATCTCCCAAAGCCGGAGAAAGTTTTAGTTGTGGAAAGAGTCATTGAGTCACTTGGCCTGCAACATGTTCGAGACTCTCTTGTAGGGACTGTGGAAAAGAGAGGAATATCAGGAGGTCAGAGGAAAAGAGTCAATGTGGGTCTTGAAATGGTGATGGAACCATCACTTCTGATATTAGATGAACCAACTTCAGGCCTTGACAGTTCATCTTCTCAGTTACTTCTCAGAGCTTTACGTCGTGAAGCTCTTGAAGGAGTAAACATATGTATGGTTGTCCACCAACCCAG CTATACTCTTTTTCGGATGTTTGACGATCTGATACTTCTAGCAAAAGGTGGACTAATATGTTATCAAGGACCAGTCAAGAAAGTTGAAGAATACTTCTCAAGTCTCGGGATCGTTGTCCCTGAACGTGTGAATCCGCCTGATTACTACATTGACATATTGGAAGGTATACTAAAGCCAAGCACAAGTTCAGGAGTTACTTATAAGCAGCTTCCAGTTAGATGGATGCTTCATAATGGGTATCCAGTTCCTATGGACATGCTTAAAAGCATTGAAGGGATGGCTTCTTCTGCTTCCGGTGAGAACTCTGCTCATGGAGGAAGCGCTCACGGGAGCGTTGTAGGAGATGACGGAACATCTTTCGCTGGAGAGTTCTGGCAAGATGTCAAGGCAAATgttgaaatcaagaaagataACTTGCAGAATAACTTCAGTAGTTCAGGTGACTTATCCGAAAGAGAAGTTCCTGGTGTGTATCAGCAATACAGATACTTCTTAGGAAG GTTAGGTAAACAAAGACTACGAGAAGCAAGGACACTAGCTGTAGATTACCTAATACTTTTACTTGCTGGTATCTGCTTAGGAACGCTTGCTAAAGTGAGCGATGAAACGTTTGGTGCCATGGGATATACATATACAGTTATTGCTGTTT ctCTCTTGTGTAAGATTACTGCATTAAGATCTTTCTCTCTGGATAAACTACACTATTGGAGAGAAAGCCGAGCCGGAATGAGCAGCCTGGCTTACTTCCTAGCGAAAGACACAGTTGATCACTTCAACACCATCGTTAAGCCGCTTGTTTATCTATCCATGTTCTACTTCTTCAACAATCCAAGATCAACAGTTACAGACAATTATGTTGTCCTCATCTGTCTTGTATACTGTGTGACTGGTATAGCTTATACCCTGGCCATACTTTTCGAACCTGGTCCAGCTCAACTA TGGTCAGTGTTACTTCCAGTGGTTCTGACTCTAATTGCCACCAGTACAAACGACAACAAAATCGTAGATTCAATCTCAGAGTTGTGCTACACGAGATGGGCTCTAGAAGCATTTGTGGTATCAAACGCTCAAAG ATATAAAGGAGTTTGGCTTATCACTCGGTGTGGATCACTGATGGAGAATGGATATAACATCAAGCACTTCCCTCGTTGCCTCGTCTTCCTGACATTAACCGGTATCTTGAGCCGCTGTGCAGCTTTCTTTTGTATGGTAACTTTCCAAAAGAAGTAG
- a CDS encoding CAAX amino terminal protease family protein (CAAX amino terminal protease family protein; FUNCTIONS IN: endopeptidase activity; INVOLVED IN: proteolysis; LOCATED IN: chloroplast, membrane; EXPRESSED IN: 23 plant structures; EXPRESSED DURING: 14 growth stages; CONTAINS InterPro DOMAIN/s: Abortive infection protein (InterPro:IPR003675); BEST Arabidopsis thaliana protein match is: CAAX amino terminal protease family protein (TAIR:AT1G14270.1); Has 30201 Blast hits to 17322 proteins in 780 species: Archae - 12; Bacteria - 1396; Metazoa - 17338; Fungi - 3422; Plants - 5037; Viruses - 0; Other Eukaryotes - 2996 (source: NCBI BLink).), protein MLTSSCSSSSLLCHRPALSSSRSKFRVPCRTVFSPALTKISPLTASSPSKSAKHKWKILCFRNEDSAPENPEHFVPEELVKPDQDSPCTDKTDWKATFQKAADAVLKAIGTRWKVPWTVETIVQVMLLWVAAFWFIGSWMIPFMAHISGFHKESLTFRGQALFSLITDVTEGLAGIAILHRCLSMFRPLASDWFRFTLKGNWQLDVIIGCFMFPFVNRLSQLNLNLLPLPPTSSPVSLSSVEQSIMARDPVAMALYAVVVSICAPVWEEIVFRGFLLPSLTRYMPVWCAILVSSIAFALAHFNVQRMLPLVFLGVVLGLIFARSRNLLPSMLLHSLWNGFVFMELMR, encoded by the exons ATGTTGAcctcttcttgctcttcttcgtctctccTCTGCCATCGCCCAGCTCTCTCTAGTTCGCGTTCCAAGTTTAGGGTTCCTTGTCGAACTGTTTTCTCTCCTGCTCTTACCAAGATTTCCCCTTTAACTGCTTCTTCACCTTCTAAGTCCGCCAAGCAT AAATGGaagattttgtgttttagaaATGAAGATTCTGCTCCCGAGAATCCGGAGCATTTTGTGCCTGAGGAATTAGTTAAGCCAGATCAAGATTCTCCATGTACAGATAAAACAGATTGGAAGGCAACTTTTCAAAAG GCTGCAGATGCAGTTTTGAAGGCCATTGGGACTCGTTGGAAGGTACCATGGACTGTCGAGACCATTGTGCAG GTAATGCTTCTGTGGGTAGCCGCTTTCTGGTTCATTGGTTCATGGATGATCCCATTCATGGCTCATATATCAGGTTTCCACAAAGAATCCCTAACATTTAGAGGCCAAGCTTTGTTCAGTCTGATAACCGATGTAACAGAAGGCCTAGCCGGGATTGCTATCCTCCACCGTTGCCTCTCCATGTTCCGTCCACTTGCAAGTGATTGGTTCCGCTTTACCCTTAAAGGAAACTGGCAACTAGATGTTATCATAGGCTGTTTCATGTTCCCTTTCGTTAACCGGCTCTCCCAATTAAACCTAAACCTCTTGCCACTCCCACCAACCTCAAGTCCAGTCTCACTCTCAAGTGTCGAGCAGTCTATAATGGCTAGAGACCCTGTGGCAATGGCACTGTATGCAGTTGTAGTATCAATTTGTGCACCGGTTTGGGAAGAGATAGTGTTCAGAGGGTTCTTGTTACCGTCTCTAACTAGGTACATGCCAGTTTGGTGTGCGATTCTTGTGAGTTCGATTGCATTTGCTTTGGCACATTTCAATGTGCAGAGGATGTTACCATTGGTGTTCCTTGGAGTGGTATTGGGTTTGATATTCGCAAGGTCAAGGAACTTGTTACCTTCAATGCTGTTGCATAGCTTGTGGAACGGCTTTGTATTCATGGAATTGATGCGATGA